A stretch of Phragmites australis chromosome 12, lpPhrAust1.1, whole genome shotgun sequence DNA encodes these proteins:
- the LOC133886094 gene encoding mavicyanin-like, with protein MARISSRSGALAVAAVMAAAVFGMASAATYNVGEPGGSWDLQTNYANWVSSKRFHPGDQIVFKYSPQAHDVLEVNEAGYDSCSTSNPIATHNSGNDAIALTSPGTRYFICGFPTHCTNGMKLKIDVLPGATSPAPAGAPSANSPPPPSTPASAATKGAAATGFGLAVMFAAGLMA; from the exons ATGGCAAGAATCAGCAGCAGATCTGGAGCTCTTGCCGTCGCGGCCGTCATGGCAGCAGCCGTGTTCGGCATGGCGTCGGCGGCGACCTACAACGTCGGCGAGCCGGGAGGCTCCTGGGACCTGCAGACCAACTACGCCAACTGGGTCTCCTCCAAGAGGTTCCACCCCGGTGACCAGATCG TGTTCAAGTACTCGCCTCAGGCCCACGACGTGCTGGAGGTGAACGAGGCGGGCTACGACTCCTGCTCCACCTCCAACCCCATCGCCACCCACAACTCCGGCAACGACGCCATCGCCCTCACCTCCCCCGGCACCCGCTACTTCATCTGCGGCTTCCCTACCCACTGCACCAACGGCATGAAGCTCAAGATCGACGTCCTGCCAGGGGCCACATCCCCCGCCCCGGCCGGTGCTCCCAGCGCCAACTCTCCACCGCCTCCGTCGACGCCCGCTTCCGCCGCTACCaagggcgccgccgccaccggttTCGGTCTCGCCGTCATGTTCGCCGCCGGCCTCATGGCCTAA